A genomic window from Gemmatimonadaceae bacterium includes:
- a CDS encoding DUF998 domain-containing protein, translating to MPDDIPISMTYLTPVARSDCHRLWYAVLATVLFVLVALVQGAVRPDYDAWHQSISALSLGPGGWVQDVAFAFLGIALLSTVPVWRRALADGVGARAYPVLIALTGISLIAAGWIPQDPAPGYDPELLGHTLPTITGLIHLGVAGVGALASSIALFVMAARFATLPDWLAWATYSRVTGVLTIVCVVVYAVWSTHASGFAGTFERLVIVLPGAWGYAVVSRLSSGTPFVVSHAPKRVDAATAA from the coding sequence ATGCCTGACGACATCCCGATATCCATGACCTACCTTACTCCCGTTGCGCGCTCGGATTGTCACCGCCTCTGGTATGCGGTGCTCGCGACCGTACTCTTTGTGCTCGTCGCGCTGGTCCAAGGCGCAGTCCGTCCCGATTACGACGCGTGGCACCAGTCCATAAGCGCGTTGAGTCTCGGTCCGGGCGGGTGGGTGCAAGACGTTGCGTTCGCTTTCTTGGGCATAGCACTCCTCAGCACGGTGCCTGTGTGGCGGCGAGCACTCGCAGACGGAGTAGGCGCGCGCGCGTATCCGGTCCTCATTGCACTCACGGGCATCAGTCTCATCGCGGCGGGCTGGATTCCACAGGACCCGGCACCAGGCTATGATCCTGAACTACTAGGACACACGCTCCCGACCATCACCGGCCTCATCCATTTGGGAGTGGCAGGCGTCGGTGCGCTCGCCTCGAGCATCGCGCTATTCGTCATGGCTGCCAGATTCGCTACGCTGCCCGACTGGTTGGCCTGGGCCACCTACTCGCGCGTGACCGGAGTGCTCACCATCGTCTGTGTCGTCGTCTACGCGGTCTGGAGCACGCACGCCAGCGGATTCGCCGGAACGTTCGAACGGTTGGTCATCGTCCTCCCCGGCGCGTGGGGATACGCGGTGGTCTCACGTTTATCCTCAGGGACTCCCTTTGTCGTGTCGCACGCGCCAAAGCGAGTCGACGCCGCAACCGCGGCATAA
- a CDS encoding ABC transporter permease: MSLWRQLSRGIADLWDRAPRDRDVADEVAHFREALEAEGRAQGMSAAEARRYAQLELGGATQVRAELRSVGWERAVATFFADLRYGWRGLWTNRVFSLVAVCTIAIGIGAATAIVSALRPVLFDSLPYPAPERVRAVVEWSATGERNPGTFGMYHELARRSRSFEAMAVHTPWSPTLTGDGRPERLSGQRVSASYLRTLGVAPTRGRDFREEDDRPGSVPVVIISHRLWQQHFGEDSEILRRTLRLDDEDVAIVGVMPADFENVLLPGADVWSPLQFGLESGPAWGHFLGTIGRLRPGVDASTAESELNQLSAQVIAELRPSTYGTQLRVSASSLQDDLTRDVRPALWAVLAAVGVVLLLAAVNVTNLLLARGARRREEFALRAALGASRTRLLRQVLTESLLLSLIGGAVGVAMAGAAVGAIVAASPAGLSRVDVIAVDTPILLFAIVLTTVTSLVVGLLPALQASGQGSLHLNLGTARVAGGRRRIRSVLVGAQVALALVLLSGSGLLLRSMRQLLAVSPGFDAQGILTMQVQASPRRYTEPGAVDRYFDDVRAAILRVPGVTEVALTSQLPLSGDHEAYGVTLASPPDVAPAERREIFRYAVSPGYLELLRIPLKAGRTLTAADRDGAPRSVVVNEAFVRRYFRDRDPIGERLWIGATTGEPYTVVGIVGDVKQLSLAGDTPDAVYTTPGQWRFAHHTQSLVVRGSTDIATLAPAVREAVWSVERDHPVARLTTMDAMISETAADRRFTLLLFEIFALSALALTAAGVYGMMAGIVAERTREFGLRAAVGATPGRIVALVFSFGARVTSVGLVIGVVAVVLGLRGLRTMLYGVSHLDVITHAVVLLLIALVAGVACALPAVRAARIDPAVALRD; this comes from the coding sequence ATCGCCGACCTGTGGGATCGTGCGCCGCGCGACCGCGACGTTGCCGACGAGGTGGCCCACTTTCGCGAGGCGCTGGAGGCTGAAGGACGCGCGCAGGGAATGTCCGCAGCCGAAGCGCGTCGGTACGCGCAGCTCGAGCTCGGCGGGGCGACGCAGGTTCGCGCTGAGCTGCGCAGCGTCGGCTGGGAGCGCGCGGTCGCGACGTTCTTCGCGGATCTGCGCTACGGGTGGCGCGGGCTGTGGACCAATCGGGTCTTCAGCCTCGTCGCGGTGTGCACCATCGCCATCGGAATCGGCGCGGCGACCGCCATCGTGAGTGCGCTGCGGCCGGTGCTCTTCGACTCCCTGCCGTATCCGGCGCCCGAGCGCGTGCGGGCCGTCGTCGAGTGGTCGGCGACTGGCGAGCGGAATCCCGGCACGTTCGGGATGTACCACGAGCTCGCGAGGCGTTCGCGCAGCTTCGAAGCAATGGCCGTACACACGCCGTGGTCGCCGACGCTCACCGGCGACGGGCGGCCCGAGCGACTCTCGGGGCAGCGCGTGAGCGCGAGCTACCTGCGAACGCTCGGCGTGGCGCCCACCCGCGGCCGCGACTTCCGTGAAGAGGACGACAGGCCCGGCAGTGTGCCGGTGGTCATCATCAGCCACCGACTCTGGCAGCAGCACTTCGGCGAAGACTCGGAGATCCTCCGGCGCACTCTGCGCCTGGATGATGAAGACGTTGCCATTGTCGGCGTGATGCCAGCGGACTTCGAGAACGTGCTGCTCCCGGGTGCGGATGTGTGGAGCCCGCTGCAGTTCGGCCTCGAGTCCGGCCCCGCCTGGGGGCACTTCCTCGGAACCATCGGGCGGCTGCGACCTGGCGTAGACGCGAGCACGGCGGAGTCTGAGCTCAATCAGCTTAGCGCTCAGGTAATCGCCGAGCTGCGGCCCTCGACCTACGGCACGCAACTGCGCGTAAGCGCGTCGTCGCTGCAGGACGACCTGACACGCGACGTGCGTCCCGCGTTGTGGGCGGTGCTCGCCGCGGTCGGCGTCGTGTTGCTGCTCGCGGCGGTCAACGTGACGAACCTGCTGCTCGCGCGCGGGGCACGTCGGCGTGAGGAGTTCGCGCTCCGCGCCGCGCTCGGCGCCTCCCGGACGCGCTTGCTGCGGCAGGTGCTCACCGAAAGTCTGTTGCTCTCGCTCATCGGCGGCGCTGTCGGCGTTGCGATGGCCGGCGCGGCAGTGGGCGCCATCGTCGCTGCGAGTCCCGCCGGACTCTCGCGCGTCGACGTCATCGCGGTTGACACGCCGATTCTCCTCTTTGCGATCGTCCTGACGACCGTAACGAGCCTCGTCGTGGGTCTGCTGCCGGCCTTGCAGGCGTCAGGGCAGGGCAGCCTGCACCTGAACCTCGGCACCGCGCGTGTCGCTGGCGGACGCCGCCGCATCAGGAGTGTCCTCGTCGGTGCGCAAGTCGCGCTGGCGCTGGTGCTCCTCTCAGGCAGCGGGCTACTGCTGCGTTCGATGCGGCAGCTGCTCGCGGTGTCGCCCGGATTCGACGCGCAGGGCATCCTGACGATGCAGGTGCAGGCATCACCGCGCCGATACACCGAGCCGGGTGCCGTGGACCGCTACTTCGATGACGTGCGCGCGGCGATTCTCCGCGTGCCTGGCGTGACCGAGGTGGCGCTGACCAGCCAGCTCCCCCTGAGCGGCGACCACGAAGCGTATGGGGTCACCCTCGCATCGCCGCCCGACGTGGCGCCAGCCGAGCGCCGCGAGATCTTCCGCTACGCCGTCAGCCCGGGCTATCTCGAGCTGCTCCGCATCCCACTCAAGGCGGGCCGCACGCTGACAGCGGCCGACCGCGACGGCGCGCCGCGCAGCGTCGTGGTCAACGAAGCGTTCGTGCGCCGCTACTTCCGCGACCGCGATCCCATCGGCGAGCGCCTGTGGATCGGTGCGACGACTGGTGAGCCGTACACGGTGGTGGGGATCGTGGGCGACGTGAAGCAACTGTCGCTCGCCGGCGACACGCCGGATGCCGTGTACACCACCCCCGGGCAGTGGCGCTTCGCTCATCACACGCAGTCGCTCGTCGTTCGCGGGAGCACCGACATCGCGACGCTCGCGCCGGCCGTGCGCGAAGCCGTCTGGAGCGTCGAGCGGGACCATCCGGTGGCGCGCCTGACCACGATGGACGCGATGATCTCCGAGACCGCCGCGGACCGGAGGTTCACCCTGCTGCTGTTCGAGATCTTTGCGCTGTCTGCGCTCGCGCTCACGGCTGCGGGCGTCTACGGAATGATGGCCGGCATCGTCGCGGAGCGGACGCGTGAGTTTGGCTTGCGCGCGGCGGTTGGGGCGACGCCAGGCCGCATCGTGGCGCTGGTCTTCTCGTTCGGAGCAAGGGTGACGTCGGTCGGACTGGTGATCGGCGTCGTCGCCGTCGTGCTCGGACTGCGCGGATTGCGGACGATGCTCTACGGCGTGTCGCACTTGGACGTGATAACCCACGCGGTGGTGCTGCTGCTCATTGCGCTGGTGGCGGGCGTGGCGTGTGCGTTGCCGGCGGTTCGGGCGGCGCGGATTGATCCGGCGGTGGCGCTGCGGGACTGA